Proteins found in one Labrus bergylta chromosome 8, fLabBer1.1, whole genome shotgun sequence genomic segment:
- the esrp1 gene encoding epithelial splicing regulatory protein 1 isoform X2, translating into MTAQVDYLVVVFTATSGASGELLGSDEKELVQLVWQLVDVKNKKLGKVNELLIKPDLSDSQEKEDEEEDVVEESVEEEHGSRADSVFTASSLEAALNQFHLQLTNEVNSTGTGTSVCLCTDGQLHIRQVIHPEAASKYILVPDCFFSFFDLRKEFKEHFPTSDLKALNIHDMAEALSIPVDVPAMLDPSATTDPSATPDPSATPDPSATPDPSTAMETLATPDPSSSPDPSAVLPAEVAVQQVQTMTSIVLALLSEPNCHTFSCQERVSEKFETGTCSKMEKVCDNTVIRARGLPWQSSDQDIARFFRGLNIAKGGAALCLNAQGRRNGEALVRFISEEHRDLALKRHKHHMGSRYIEVYKATGEDFLKIAGGTSNEVAMFLSREDQIIVRMRGLPFTATHEQVLNFFSPEEGIKETCPVSGEKDGILFVRYPDGRPTGDAFVLFACEEHAQCALRKHKEILGRRYIELFKSTAAEVQQVLNRYSSAPLISVAPAPLVSMLPSVPLLPPPGGLRDCLRLRGLPYTASIEDILTFLGEFTHDIRPHGVHMVLNQQGRPSGDCFIQMTSAERALQASQRLHKHMMSSQRANSRYVEVFPCSAEEMGLVLMGGSLSHTHTLTHTRSRSGTGLSPPPCLSPPSYSFAPAHPVLTTEAAAALYPPMGQMLLTPRPMHTGHAYYPASAQLYMNYTAYYPSPPGSPTTLGFYPSPSSLSTPGGLVRMPSLTYGSAGVKDLINTMQGYQYAPEDALMHAHGPVHAHDPTGTLLTHPKEWSPAESISLLNSSLISQSSRGDAPLMSLPALMTKPAGQYLDLNLL; encoded by the exons atgACGGCGCAGGTAGACTACCTGGTGGTGGTTTTCACCGCCACATCTGGCGCGAGCGGAgagctgctgggatctgacgaGAAGGAGCTCGTGCAGTTGGTTTGGCAGCTGGTGGATGTGAAgaacaaaaag TTGGGCAAGGTGAATGAGCTCCTTATTAAGCCTGACCTCTCAGACTCACAGGagaaagaggacgaggaggaggatgttGTGGAAGAGAGCGTGGAAGAGGAGCATGGATCCAGAGCCGACAGTGTCTTTACAGCCTCAAGTCTTGAGGCAGCATTGAACCAG TTTCATCTACAACTGACTAATGAGGTGAACAGCACGGGCACAGGCACgtcggtgtgtttgtgtacagacGGGCAGCTTCACATCCGTCAAGTGATTCACCCTGAGGCTGCCAGCAAG TACATCCTGGTCCCCgactgtttcttctctttctttgacCTGCGTAAAGAGTTCAAGGAGCACTTCCCCACATCTGACCTCAAGGCTCTGAATATACACGATATGGCAGAAG CTCTTAGTATACCTGTGGATGTTCCTGCTATGTTGGACCCCTCAGCCACAACGGACCCCTCAGCCACACCGGACCCCTCAGCCACACCGGACCCCTCAGCCACACCGGACCCCTCAACCGCAATGGAAACCTTAGCAACACCAGACCCCTCATCATCACCGGACCCCTCAGCCGTATTACCTGCAGAGGTAGCAGTACAGCAGGTCCAGACCATGACCAGCATTGTCCTTGCGCTGCTTTCTGAGCCAAATT GCCACACATTTTCTTGCCAGGAGAGAGTCAGTGAGAAGTTTGAGACAGGCACTTG CAGTAAGATGGAGAAAGTGTGCGACAACACAGTGATCAGAGCCAGGGGGTTGCCATGGCAGTCCTCTGACCAGGACATTGCTCGCTTCTTCAGGGGACTTAACATTGCCAA aGGAGGGGCTGCATTGTGTCTAAATGCTCAGGGGAGGAGGAACGGAGAAGCTCTTGTTCGTTTCATCAGTGAGGAACACAGAGATCTGGCGctgaagagacacaaacaccatATGGGCAGCAGATATATAGAG GTTTATAAAGCAACAGGGGAGGACTTCCTGAAGATAGCAGGAG GTACCTCCAATGAGGTAGCCATGTTCTTGTCGCGTGAGGACCAGATCATAGTGAGGATGCGAGGGCTTCCTTTCACAGCCACACACGAGCAGGTGCTCAACTTTTTCTCCCCGGAGGAGGGGATTAAAGAGACTTGTCCAGTCAGTGGAGAGAAAGACGGCATCCTATTTGTGCGCTATCCTGATGGGCGTCCCACTGGCGAcgcctttgttttatttgcctGTGAGGAGCACGCCCAGTGTGCtctgaggaaacacaaagaaatcctGGGGAGGAGATATATCGAGCTGTTTAAAAGCACAGCAGCAGAGGTCCAACAG gtgtTGAACAGGTACTCATCAGCCCCTCTGATCTCTGTGGCCCCTGCCCCCCTGGTGTCCATGTTGCCCTCAGTCCCTCTTCTGCCCCCTCCTGGTGGTTTAAGGGACTGTTTGAGGCTGAGGGGGCTGCCATACACAGCAAGCATAGAGGACATCCTCACCTTCCTGGGCGAGTTTACACATGATATCAGACCACATGGTGTGCACATGGTCCTTAACCAGCAG GGTCGCCCATCAGGTGACTGCTTCATCCAAATGACCTCAGCAGAGCGAGCACTTCAGGCCTCACAGCGGCTCCACAAGCATATGATGTCCAGCCAACGCGCCAACAGCCGCTATGTGGAGGTGTTCCCCTGCAGTGCTGAGGAGATGGGCCTGGTGCTGATGGGAggctcactctcacacacacatacactcacacacaccaggaGTAGGAGTGGGACAGGGCTCAGCCCGCCGCCAT GCTTATCTCCGCCCTCCTACTCCTTCGCCCCTGCTCATCCTGTCCTGACcacagaggctgctgctgcactctATCCTCCCATGGGTCAGATGCTGCTGACCCCGCGCCCTATGCATACAGGACATGCCTACTACCCCGCTTCAGCTCAGTTATACATGAACTACACAGCCTACTATCCCAG ccCACCTGGCTCACCTACCACCTTAGGTTTctacccctccccctcctccctctccaccCCAGGGGGGTTGGTGCGCATGCCAAGTCTGACCTACGGCAGCGCCGGAGTCAAGGACCTCATTAACACAATGCAGGGTTACCAG TATGCCCCCGAGGATGCTCTCATGCACGCTCACGGGCCTGTGCATGCTCACGACCCGACCGGGACATTGCTTACGCATCCCAAAGAATGG AGTCCCGCGGAGTCCATTTCTCTCCTGAACAGCAGTCTGATCAGTCAGTCCAGCAGAGGTGATGCTCCTCTCATGTCCCTCCCCGCTCTCATGACCAAGCCGGCCGGGCAGTACCTGGACCTGAACCTGCTGTAG
- the esrp1 gene encoding epithelial splicing regulatory protein 1 isoform X3, translating to MTAQVDYLVVVFTATSGASGELLGSDEKELVQLVWQLVDVKNKKLGKVNELLIKPDLSDSQEKEDEEEDVVEESVEEEHGSRADSVFTASSLEAALNQFHLQLTNEVNSTGTGTSVCLCTDGQLHIRQVIHPEAASKYILVPDCFFSFFDLRKEFKEHFPTSDLKALNIHDMAEALSIPVDVPAMLDPSATTDPSATPDPSATPDPSATPDPSTAMETLATPDPSSSPDPSAVLPAEVAVQQVQTMTSIVLALLSEPNCHTFSCQERVSEKFETGTCSKMEKVCDNTVIRARGLPWQSSDQDIARFFRGLNIAKGGAALCLNAQGRRNGEALVRFISEEHRDLALKRHKHHMGSRYIEVYKATGEDFLKIAGGTSNEVAMFLSREDQIIVRMRGLPFTATHEQVLNFFSPEEGIKETCPVSGEKDGILFVRYPDGRPTGDAFVLFACEEHAQCALRKHKEILGRRYIELFKSTAAEVQQVLNRYSSAPLISVAPAPLVSMLPSVPLLPPPGGLRDCLRLRGLPYTASIEDILTFLGEFTHDIRPHGVHMVLNQQGRPSGDCFIQMTSAERALQASQRLHKHMMSSQRANSRYVEVFPCSAEEMGLVLMGGSLSHTHTLTHTRSRSGTGLSPPPCKSRRLSPPSYSFAPAHPVLTTEAAAALYPPMGQMLLTPRPMHTGHAYYPASAQLYMNYTAYYPSPPGSPTTLGFYPSPSSLSTPGGLVRMPSLTYGSAGVKDLINTMQGYQSPAESISLLNSSLISQSSRGDAPLMSLPALMTKPAGQYLDLNLL from the exons atgACGGCGCAGGTAGACTACCTGGTGGTGGTTTTCACCGCCACATCTGGCGCGAGCGGAgagctgctgggatctgacgaGAAGGAGCTCGTGCAGTTGGTTTGGCAGCTGGTGGATGTGAAgaacaaaaag TTGGGCAAGGTGAATGAGCTCCTTATTAAGCCTGACCTCTCAGACTCACAGGagaaagaggacgaggaggaggatgttGTGGAAGAGAGCGTGGAAGAGGAGCATGGATCCAGAGCCGACAGTGTCTTTACAGCCTCAAGTCTTGAGGCAGCATTGAACCAG TTTCATCTACAACTGACTAATGAGGTGAACAGCACGGGCACAGGCACgtcggtgtgtttgtgtacagacGGGCAGCTTCACATCCGTCAAGTGATTCACCCTGAGGCTGCCAGCAAG TACATCCTGGTCCCCgactgtttcttctctttctttgacCTGCGTAAAGAGTTCAAGGAGCACTTCCCCACATCTGACCTCAAGGCTCTGAATATACACGATATGGCAGAAG CTCTTAGTATACCTGTGGATGTTCCTGCTATGTTGGACCCCTCAGCCACAACGGACCCCTCAGCCACACCGGACCCCTCAGCCACACCGGACCCCTCAGCCACACCGGACCCCTCAACCGCAATGGAAACCTTAGCAACACCAGACCCCTCATCATCACCGGACCCCTCAGCCGTATTACCTGCAGAGGTAGCAGTACAGCAGGTCCAGACCATGACCAGCATTGTCCTTGCGCTGCTTTCTGAGCCAAATT GCCACACATTTTCTTGCCAGGAGAGAGTCAGTGAGAAGTTTGAGACAGGCACTTG CAGTAAGATGGAGAAAGTGTGCGACAACACAGTGATCAGAGCCAGGGGGTTGCCATGGCAGTCCTCTGACCAGGACATTGCTCGCTTCTTCAGGGGACTTAACATTGCCAA aGGAGGGGCTGCATTGTGTCTAAATGCTCAGGGGAGGAGGAACGGAGAAGCTCTTGTTCGTTTCATCAGTGAGGAACACAGAGATCTGGCGctgaagagacacaaacaccatATGGGCAGCAGATATATAGAG GTTTATAAAGCAACAGGGGAGGACTTCCTGAAGATAGCAGGAG GTACCTCCAATGAGGTAGCCATGTTCTTGTCGCGTGAGGACCAGATCATAGTGAGGATGCGAGGGCTTCCTTTCACAGCCACACACGAGCAGGTGCTCAACTTTTTCTCCCCGGAGGAGGGGATTAAAGAGACTTGTCCAGTCAGTGGAGAGAAAGACGGCATCCTATTTGTGCGCTATCCTGATGGGCGTCCCACTGGCGAcgcctttgttttatttgcctGTGAGGAGCACGCCCAGTGTGCtctgaggaaacacaaagaaatcctGGGGAGGAGATATATCGAGCTGTTTAAAAGCACAGCAGCAGAGGTCCAACAG gtgtTGAACAGGTACTCATCAGCCCCTCTGATCTCTGTGGCCCCTGCCCCCCTGGTGTCCATGTTGCCCTCAGTCCCTCTTCTGCCCCCTCCTGGTGGTTTAAGGGACTGTTTGAGGCTGAGGGGGCTGCCATACACAGCAAGCATAGAGGACATCCTCACCTTCCTGGGCGAGTTTACACATGATATCAGACCACATGGTGTGCACATGGTCCTTAACCAGCAG GGTCGCCCATCAGGTGACTGCTTCATCCAAATGACCTCAGCAGAGCGAGCACTTCAGGCCTCACAGCGGCTCCACAAGCATATGATGTCCAGCCAACGCGCCAACAGCCGCTATGTGGAGGTGTTCCCCTGCAGTGCTGAGGAGATGGGCCTGGTGCTGATGGGAggctcactctcacacacacatacactcacacacaccaggaGTAGGAGTGGGACAGGGCTCAGCCCGCCGCCATGTAAGTCCAGAC GCTTATCTCCGCCCTCCTACTCCTTCGCCCCTGCTCATCCTGTCCTGACcacagaggctgctgctgcactctATCCTCCCATGGGTCAGATGCTGCTGACCCCGCGCCCTATGCATACAGGACATGCCTACTACCCCGCTTCAGCTCAGTTATACATGAACTACACAGCCTACTATCCCAG ccCACCTGGCTCACCTACCACCTTAGGTTTctacccctccccctcctccctctccaccCCAGGGGGGTTGGTGCGCATGCCAAGTCTGACCTACGGCAGCGCCGGAGTCAAGGACCTCATTAACACAATGCAGGGTTACCAG AGTCCCGCGGAGTCCATTTCTCTCCTGAACAGCAGTCTGATCAGTCAGTCCAGCAGAGGTGATGCTCCTCTCATGTCCCTCCCCGCTCTCATGACCAAGCCGGCCGGGCAGTACCTGGACCTGAACCTGCTGTAG
- the esrp1 gene encoding epithelial splicing regulatory protein 1 isoform X1, producing the protein MTAQVDYLVVVFTATSGASGELLGSDEKELVQLVWQLVDVKNKKLGKVNELLIKPDLSDSQEKEDEEEDVVEESVEEEHGSRADSVFTASSLEAALNQFHLQLTNEVNSTGTGTSVCLCTDGQLHIRQVIHPEAASKYILVPDCFFSFFDLRKEFKEHFPTSDLKALNIHDMAEALSIPVDVPAMLDPSATTDPSATPDPSATPDPSATPDPSTAMETLATPDPSSSPDPSAVLPAEVAVQQVQTMTSIVLALLSEPNCHTFSCQERVSEKFETGTCSKMEKVCDNTVIRARGLPWQSSDQDIARFFRGLNIAKGGAALCLNAQGRRNGEALVRFISEEHRDLALKRHKHHMGSRYIEVYKATGEDFLKIAGGTSNEVAMFLSREDQIIVRMRGLPFTATHEQVLNFFSPEEGIKETCPVSGEKDGILFVRYPDGRPTGDAFVLFACEEHAQCALRKHKEILGRRYIELFKSTAAEVQQVLNRYSSAPLISVAPAPLVSMLPSVPLLPPPGGLRDCLRLRGLPYTASIEDILTFLGEFTHDIRPHGVHMVLNQQGRPSGDCFIQMTSAERALQASQRLHKHMMSSQRANSRYVEVFPCSAEEMGLVLMGGSLSHTHTLTHTRSRSGTGLSPPPCKSRRLSPPSYSFAPAHPVLTTEAAAALYPPMGQMLLTPRPMHTGHAYYPASAQLYMNYTAYYPSPPGSPTTLGFYPSPSSLSTPGGLVRMPSLTYGSAGVKDLINTMQGYQYAPEDALMHAHGPVHAHDPTGTLLTHPKEWSPAESISLLNSSLISQSSRGDAPLMSLPALMTKPAGQYLDLNLL; encoded by the exons atgACGGCGCAGGTAGACTACCTGGTGGTGGTTTTCACCGCCACATCTGGCGCGAGCGGAgagctgctgggatctgacgaGAAGGAGCTCGTGCAGTTGGTTTGGCAGCTGGTGGATGTGAAgaacaaaaag TTGGGCAAGGTGAATGAGCTCCTTATTAAGCCTGACCTCTCAGACTCACAGGagaaagaggacgaggaggaggatgttGTGGAAGAGAGCGTGGAAGAGGAGCATGGATCCAGAGCCGACAGTGTCTTTACAGCCTCAAGTCTTGAGGCAGCATTGAACCAG TTTCATCTACAACTGACTAATGAGGTGAACAGCACGGGCACAGGCACgtcggtgtgtttgtgtacagacGGGCAGCTTCACATCCGTCAAGTGATTCACCCTGAGGCTGCCAGCAAG TACATCCTGGTCCCCgactgtttcttctctttctttgacCTGCGTAAAGAGTTCAAGGAGCACTTCCCCACATCTGACCTCAAGGCTCTGAATATACACGATATGGCAGAAG CTCTTAGTATACCTGTGGATGTTCCTGCTATGTTGGACCCCTCAGCCACAACGGACCCCTCAGCCACACCGGACCCCTCAGCCACACCGGACCCCTCAGCCACACCGGACCCCTCAACCGCAATGGAAACCTTAGCAACACCAGACCCCTCATCATCACCGGACCCCTCAGCCGTATTACCTGCAGAGGTAGCAGTACAGCAGGTCCAGACCATGACCAGCATTGTCCTTGCGCTGCTTTCTGAGCCAAATT GCCACACATTTTCTTGCCAGGAGAGAGTCAGTGAGAAGTTTGAGACAGGCACTTG CAGTAAGATGGAGAAAGTGTGCGACAACACAGTGATCAGAGCCAGGGGGTTGCCATGGCAGTCCTCTGACCAGGACATTGCTCGCTTCTTCAGGGGACTTAACATTGCCAA aGGAGGGGCTGCATTGTGTCTAAATGCTCAGGGGAGGAGGAACGGAGAAGCTCTTGTTCGTTTCATCAGTGAGGAACACAGAGATCTGGCGctgaagagacacaaacaccatATGGGCAGCAGATATATAGAG GTTTATAAAGCAACAGGGGAGGACTTCCTGAAGATAGCAGGAG GTACCTCCAATGAGGTAGCCATGTTCTTGTCGCGTGAGGACCAGATCATAGTGAGGATGCGAGGGCTTCCTTTCACAGCCACACACGAGCAGGTGCTCAACTTTTTCTCCCCGGAGGAGGGGATTAAAGAGACTTGTCCAGTCAGTGGAGAGAAAGACGGCATCCTATTTGTGCGCTATCCTGATGGGCGTCCCACTGGCGAcgcctttgttttatttgcctGTGAGGAGCACGCCCAGTGTGCtctgaggaaacacaaagaaatcctGGGGAGGAGATATATCGAGCTGTTTAAAAGCACAGCAGCAGAGGTCCAACAG gtgtTGAACAGGTACTCATCAGCCCCTCTGATCTCTGTGGCCCCTGCCCCCCTGGTGTCCATGTTGCCCTCAGTCCCTCTTCTGCCCCCTCCTGGTGGTTTAAGGGACTGTTTGAGGCTGAGGGGGCTGCCATACACAGCAAGCATAGAGGACATCCTCACCTTCCTGGGCGAGTTTACACATGATATCAGACCACATGGTGTGCACATGGTCCTTAACCAGCAG GGTCGCCCATCAGGTGACTGCTTCATCCAAATGACCTCAGCAGAGCGAGCACTTCAGGCCTCACAGCGGCTCCACAAGCATATGATGTCCAGCCAACGCGCCAACAGCCGCTATGTGGAGGTGTTCCCCTGCAGTGCTGAGGAGATGGGCCTGGTGCTGATGGGAggctcactctcacacacacatacactcacacacaccaggaGTAGGAGTGGGACAGGGCTCAGCCCGCCGCCATGTAAGTCCAGAC GCTTATCTCCGCCCTCCTACTCCTTCGCCCCTGCTCATCCTGTCCTGACcacagaggctgctgctgcactctATCCTCCCATGGGTCAGATGCTGCTGACCCCGCGCCCTATGCATACAGGACATGCCTACTACCCCGCTTCAGCTCAGTTATACATGAACTACACAGCCTACTATCCCAG ccCACCTGGCTCACCTACCACCTTAGGTTTctacccctccccctcctccctctccaccCCAGGGGGGTTGGTGCGCATGCCAAGTCTGACCTACGGCAGCGCCGGAGTCAAGGACCTCATTAACACAATGCAGGGTTACCAG TATGCCCCCGAGGATGCTCTCATGCACGCTCACGGGCCTGTGCATGCTCACGACCCGACCGGGACATTGCTTACGCATCCCAAAGAATGG AGTCCCGCGGAGTCCATTTCTCTCCTGAACAGCAGTCTGATCAGTCAGTCCAGCAGAGGTGATGCTCCTCTCATGTCCCTCCCCGCTCTCATGACCAAGCCGGCCGGGCAGTACCTGGACCTGAACCTGCTGTAG
- the esrp1 gene encoding epithelial splicing regulatory protein 1 isoform X4: MTAQVDYLVVVFTATSGASGELLGSDEKELVQLVWQLVDVKNKKLGKVNELLIKPDLSDSQEKEDEEEDVVEESVEEEHGSRADSVFTASSLEAALNQFHLQLTNEVNSTGTGTSVCLCTDGQLHIRQVIHPEAASKYILVPDCFFSFFDLRKEFKEHFPTSDLKALNIHDMAEALSIPVDVPAMLDPSATTDPSATPDPSATPDPSATPDPSTAMETLATPDPSSSPDPSAVLPAEVAVQQVQTMTSIVLALLSEPNCHTFSCQERVSEKFETGTCSKMEKVCDNTVIRARGLPWQSSDQDIARFFRGLNIAKGGAALCLNAQGRRNGEALVRFISEEHRDLALKRHKHHMGSRYIEVYKATGEDFLKIAGGTSNEVAMFLSREDQIIVRMRGLPFTATHEQVLNFFSPEEGIKETCPVSGEKDGILFVRYPDGRPTGDAFVLFACEEHAQCALRKHKEILGRRYIELFKSTAAEVQQVLNRYSSAPLISVAPAPLVSMLPSVPLLPPPGGLRDCLRLRGLPYTASIEDILTFLGEFTHDIRPHGVHMVLNQQGRPSGDCFIQMTSAERALQASQRLHKHMMSSQRANSRYVEVFPCSAEEMGLVLMGGSLSHTHTLTHTRSRSGTGLSPPPCKSRRLSPPSYSFAPAHPVLTTEAAAALYPPMGQMLLTPRPMHTGHAYYPASAQLYMNYTAYYPSPPGSPTTLGFYPSPSSLSTPGGLVRMPSLTYGSAGVKDLINTMQGYQYAPEDALMHAHGPVHAHDPTGTLLTHPKEWVCI, from the exons atgACGGCGCAGGTAGACTACCTGGTGGTGGTTTTCACCGCCACATCTGGCGCGAGCGGAgagctgctgggatctgacgaGAAGGAGCTCGTGCAGTTGGTTTGGCAGCTGGTGGATGTGAAgaacaaaaag TTGGGCAAGGTGAATGAGCTCCTTATTAAGCCTGACCTCTCAGACTCACAGGagaaagaggacgaggaggaggatgttGTGGAAGAGAGCGTGGAAGAGGAGCATGGATCCAGAGCCGACAGTGTCTTTACAGCCTCAAGTCTTGAGGCAGCATTGAACCAG TTTCATCTACAACTGACTAATGAGGTGAACAGCACGGGCACAGGCACgtcggtgtgtttgtgtacagacGGGCAGCTTCACATCCGTCAAGTGATTCACCCTGAGGCTGCCAGCAAG TACATCCTGGTCCCCgactgtttcttctctttctttgacCTGCGTAAAGAGTTCAAGGAGCACTTCCCCACATCTGACCTCAAGGCTCTGAATATACACGATATGGCAGAAG CTCTTAGTATACCTGTGGATGTTCCTGCTATGTTGGACCCCTCAGCCACAACGGACCCCTCAGCCACACCGGACCCCTCAGCCACACCGGACCCCTCAGCCACACCGGACCCCTCAACCGCAATGGAAACCTTAGCAACACCAGACCCCTCATCATCACCGGACCCCTCAGCCGTATTACCTGCAGAGGTAGCAGTACAGCAGGTCCAGACCATGACCAGCATTGTCCTTGCGCTGCTTTCTGAGCCAAATT GCCACACATTTTCTTGCCAGGAGAGAGTCAGTGAGAAGTTTGAGACAGGCACTTG CAGTAAGATGGAGAAAGTGTGCGACAACACAGTGATCAGAGCCAGGGGGTTGCCATGGCAGTCCTCTGACCAGGACATTGCTCGCTTCTTCAGGGGACTTAACATTGCCAA aGGAGGGGCTGCATTGTGTCTAAATGCTCAGGGGAGGAGGAACGGAGAAGCTCTTGTTCGTTTCATCAGTGAGGAACACAGAGATCTGGCGctgaagagacacaaacaccatATGGGCAGCAGATATATAGAG GTTTATAAAGCAACAGGGGAGGACTTCCTGAAGATAGCAGGAG GTACCTCCAATGAGGTAGCCATGTTCTTGTCGCGTGAGGACCAGATCATAGTGAGGATGCGAGGGCTTCCTTTCACAGCCACACACGAGCAGGTGCTCAACTTTTTCTCCCCGGAGGAGGGGATTAAAGAGACTTGTCCAGTCAGTGGAGAGAAAGACGGCATCCTATTTGTGCGCTATCCTGATGGGCGTCCCACTGGCGAcgcctttgttttatttgcctGTGAGGAGCACGCCCAGTGTGCtctgaggaaacacaaagaaatcctGGGGAGGAGATATATCGAGCTGTTTAAAAGCACAGCAGCAGAGGTCCAACAG gtgtTGAACAGGTACTCATCAGCCCCTCTGATCTCTGTGGCCCCTGCCCCCCTGGTGTCCATGTTGCCCTCAGTCCCTCTTCTGCCCCCTCCTGGTGGTTTAAGGGACTGTTTGAGGCTGAGGGGGCTGCCATACACAGCAAGCATAGAGGACATCCTCACCTTCCTGGGCGAGTTTACACATGATATCAGACCACATGGTGTGCACATGGTCCTTAACCAGCAG GGTCGCCCATCAGGTGACTGCTTCATCCAAATGACCTCAGCAGAGCGAGCACTTCAGGCCTCACAGCGGCTCCACAAGCATATGATGTCCAGCCAACGCGCCAACAGCCGCTATGTGGAGGTGTTCCCCTGCAGTGCTGAGGAGATGGGCCTGGTGCTGATGGGAggctcactctcacacacacatacactcacacacaccaggaGTAGGAGTGGGACAGGGCTCAGCCCGCCGCCATGTAAGTCCAGAC GCTTATCTCCGCCCTCCTACTCCTTCGCCCCTGCTCATCCTGTCCTGACcacagaggctgctgctgcactctATCCTCCCATGGGTCAGATGCTGCTGACCCCGCGCCCTATGCATACAGGACATGCCTACTACCCCGCTTCAGCTCAGTTATACATGAACTACACAGCCTACTATCCCAG ccCACCTGGCTCACCTACCACCTTAGGTTTctacccctccccctcctccctctccaccCCAGGGGGGTTGGTGCGCATGCCAAGTCTGACCTACGGCAGCGCCGGAGTCAAGGACCTCATTAACACAATGCAGGGTTACCAG TATGCCCCCGAGGATGCTCTCATGCACGCTCACGGGCCTGTGCATGCTCACGACCCGACCGGGACATTGCTTACGCATCCCAAAGAATGGGTGTGTATTTAA